In one Mangrovibacterium diazotrophicum genomic region, the following are encoded:
- a CDS encoding SusC/RagA family TonB-linked outer membrane protein gives MKNLCFFVLLHLFPLWMFAQTNLSGVVLDEGNQPLIGASVAIKGTTIGTVTDLDGKFSLSVPEGSILTVSFIGYQPLEVVADKPYLQIILKEDNQVINDVVVLGYGTSSRKQDLSASVGVIDNTEQLVKRPVASTESMLQGQLAGVTVSATSGDPTSTPSIVIRGQGSQGGDNVLWVVDGIPGAPLASMDDIASIVVLKDAASAAIYGAHSGAGGVILVTTKKAEKGEPTVTYDAVFGARTATNLPQGLNAEQEIAMRTQSYANAGLSLPTGWDTDVNPWIATTRTDWMDAIFRTATYQRHNVALNVGTDSFKHRLSFAYSDDNGTLINTFNKNLTTRYNSSFKLNKWVTITEDFVWANKQSRGTDTESAYSGVILSALYMPRSATVYNPLDGSYGGTTTEDPDYIAQYGSNYSDIHGDVVNPVRTLKADNNYNKISNAWTTTSLEIKDVVQGLKFASRFSYNLETQYYKNFTPIRDEVGKPDTSNSLTESTYRTDALKTENTLTYDGVFGEHNLSALISTTADHYEPRGMTVTGTGFADESEILQYLAYANSISASDYLEDADGSGPDANVSLISRLAYSYNDRYFVTASWRRDYAGRLDQDYNYGDFPAATVGWKISNEKFFKKSDLISLLKFRGSWGRVGNLGSITHNYSSPVLGTQENTWSESGQYGVTAGEIWGTGVYNYKALNPELTWETSEQTDLGVDVDMFRNRLSLSLDYFDKRTFNLIQTQTFEFPSTIGLDAPYVNQGEVRNRGVELQFNWSDKINDDFSYFVSGNFATLKNWVSDTGIKNSDGTAAVWTGDGSWRFLPYMYRTGQGEPLNSYYLVKTDGIFQSDEEAAAYVNADGERIQPDAVAGDLKFVDYDGDGEINTTNDRQYMGNATPDLTYALTLGATYKNLSVSAMLQGVSGAQSLYVAKGMILSDVEGNFNRSTEILNAWSPTNTSSDIPRLSKSDPNGNFSTPSDWYLEDASYLRIKNVTVSYDLTSLITKVPHLSQRSSKMSVYFSGENLATFTKYSGMDPENGGYDTMTYPVSRVLSFGLKLTY, from the coding sequence ATGAAAAATCTATGTTTTTTTGTTTTGCTGCATTTATTCCCCTTGTGGATGTTTGCTCAAACCAATCTATCGGGGGTGGTTCTTGACGAAGGCAACCAGCCACTAATTGGAGCAAGTGTCGCTATTAAAGGTACCACTATCGGTACGGTGACGGATCTGGATGGAAAGTTTTCTCTTTCTGTGCCGGAGGGATCAATTTTGACAGTTTCGTTTATCGGTTATCAGCCGCTAGAGGTTGTTGCTGACAAACCATACCTGCAGATCATTCTGAAAGAAGACAACCAGGTTATTAATGACGTAGTTGTTTTGGGTTACGGAACAAGTTCTCGTAAACAAGACTTGTCTGCATCAGTTGGTGTGATTGATAATACGGAGCAGTTGGTTAAACGCCCGGTAGCTTCTACTGAAAGTATGCTTCAGGGACAGCTTGCCGGTGTTACGGTTAGTGCAACCAGTGGTGACCCAACATCAACTCCTTCTATTGTTATTCGTGGACAAGGATCACAGGGGGGTGATAACGTATTGTGGGTAGTCGATGGAATTCCGGGAGCTCCTTTGGCTTCAATGGATGATATTGCTTCAATTGTTGTTTTAAAGGATGCCGCGTCGGCTGCAATCTATGGTGCACACTCCGGAGCCGGTGGTGTAATCTTGGTGACAACCAAGAAAGCCGAAAAAGGTGAACCTACAGTTACATACGATGCAGTATTCGGTGCACGCACTGCAACAAACCTGCCTCAGGGGTTGAATGCGGAACAAGAAATCGCAATGCGTACACAATCTTATGCGAATGCGGGCTTGTCTCTTCCTACTGGTTGGGATACAGATGTTAACCCATGGATTGCAACAACCCGTACCGACTGGATGGATGCCATCTTCCGTACGGCGACTTACCAACGTCATAACGTTGCCTTGAATGTGGGAACGGATAGCTTTAAACATCGCTTGTCTTTTGCCTACAGTGATGACAACGGTACTTTGATCAATACCTTCAATAAAAATCTGACAACCCGCTATAATAGTAGTTTCAAACTGAATAAGTGGGTAACCATTACAGAGGATTTTGTGTGGGCAAACAAACAAAGTCGCGGAACAGATACCGAGAGTGCATACTCGGGTGTAATTTTGTCGGCTCTTTATATGCCTCGCAGTGCAACAGTTTACAATCCGCTGGATGGTTCTTATGGTGGAACAACAACTGAAGATCCGGATTACATTGCCCAATATGGTTCTAACTATTCGGATATTCACGGCGACGTGGTAAACCCGGTTCGTACATTGAAAGCTGACAACAACTACAATAAGATCAGCAACGCCTGGACAACTACCAGCCTTGAAATCAAAGATGTTGTTCAGGGATTGAAGTTTGCGAGCCGGTTCTCCTATAACTTAGAAACACAGTATTACAAAAATTTTACGCCAATACGTGATGAAGTTGGTAAACCTGATACCTCAAACAGTTTGACAGAATCGACTTATCGTACTGATGCCTTGAAAACAGAGAACACTTTGACTTATGATGGTGTTTTTGGTGAGCACAACCTGAGTGCTTTGATCTCAACAACAGCTGATCATTACGAACCACGTGGAATGACTGTGACGGGTACTGGGTTTGCAGACGAATCGGAAATACTTCAATATCTGGCTTACGCTAACTCTATTAGTGCGTCTGATTACTTAGAAGACGCTGATGGCAGCGGCCCTGATGCGAACGTATCACTTATTTCCCGTTTGGCATATTCGTACAACGATCGCTATTTTGTAACAGCTTCATGGCGTCGTGACTATGCTGGACGTTTGGACCAAGACTATAACTACGGTGATTTTCCGGCAGCAACTGTTGGTTGGAAAATCTCAAATGAAAAATTCTTCAAGAAAAGCGATTTAATTTCACTGCTTAAATTCCGTGGTTCATGGGGGCGTGTTGGAAACCTTGGATCAATTACTCACAACTACAGCTCGCCTGTTCTTGGAACGCAGGAGAATACCTGGAGTGAATCAGGTCAATATGGTGTTACAGCCGGTGAGATCTGGGGAACAGGTGTATACAACTATAAGGCGCTTAACCCGGAGCTGACTTGGGAAACATCGGAACAAACGGATTTAGGTGTGGATGTAGACATGTTCAGAAATCGTCTTTCTTTGTCGTTAGACTATTTTGACAAACGTACATTTAACCTCATCCAAACACAAACTTTTGAATTCCCGTCTACGATAGGTCTAGATGCTCCGTATGTAAACCAAGGTGAGGTTCGTAACCGTGGAGTTGAGTTACAGTTCAACTGGAGCGATAAGATTAATGACGATTTCAGCTACTTCGTATCCGGTAACTTCGCTACTCTGAAAAACTGGGTGTCGGATACTGGTATCAAGAACTCGGATGGCACTGCTGCAGTTTGGACCGGAGATGGCTCCTGGAGATTCCTGCCATACATGTATCGAACAGGACAAGGAGAACCTTTGAATTCTTACTACCTGGTTAAAACCGACGGGATTTTCCAATCGGATGAAGAGGCTGCTGCTTATGTAAATGCAGATGGAGAGCGTATTCAGCCGGATGCTGTTGCCGGTGACTTGAAATTTGTAGACTACGATGGCGATGGTGAAATCAATACGACGAATGACCGCCAGTATATGGGCAACGCTACTCCCGACTTGACTTATGCACTGACTTTGGGCGCCACTTACAAAAACCTATCTGTAAGCGCAATGTTACAAGGTGTTTCAGGAGCTCAATCTTTATATGTAGCGAAAGGTATGATCTTAAGTGATGTGGAAGGAAACTTCAACCGTTCAACTGAAATTCTGAATGCCTGGAGTCCAACCAACACTTCTTCTGATATTCCACGTCTTTCGAAATCCGATCCAAACGGAAACTTCTCAACTCCTTCTGATTGGTACCTGGAGGATGCGTCTTACTTGCGTATCAAAAACGTAACTGTTTCTTACGACCTGACCAGCTTGATTACGAAAGTGCCTCATTTGAGTCAACGAAGTAGTAAAATGTCCGTTTATTTCAGTGGTGAAAACCTGGCTACCTTTACAAAATACTCGGGAATGGATCCGGAAAATGGCGGTTATGATACAATGACTTATCCTGTATCACGTGTACTTTCCTTCGGTTTGAAACTTACATATTAA
- a CDS encoding hybrid sensor histidine kinase/response regulator transcription factor gives MRSKYLVLFLLLYGVSVLDKVFGSEAIYFENFTVEDGLASNTVLDAAEDSCGRIWFATYNGLSYFDGHYYHSLSDLNFLKEECPANLKPEQLEVDGRGDIWVLFEGGTLARLLNLKGDCQLYPELEFMKGPPIRMEVNKEGTLLIADSIKAWRYEAERDRFQTESVYPEFPGRERLEEIQQHFHAVAPEIEVHAVWEPGNELWISTINSGIFKLNPKDLSILAHYVASDTESNALAGNEVYSLLVDRSGCLWVGTKDHGLSRGYRFSQNFTNIGSEKLELKNAAVRAIVRDDRGELWLGTYNSGLRRLKDGALKTVNFPNSEFARWNWIRSLHIDSSDQVWVGTYAGLVRLNPKNSAVDYFPSKVNGKGILSASRIYGIAEDRSGKFFVGEWGALDYFDPKVGTIQRLDVGTDLEGKNIRKLLLDRQNRLWIGTESDGVFVMNTSTFQIEKNFRFHPSEKHSLASNSIFELCESADGGMWIGTFGGLNRIEPDGQVTSYETLNKELPSTVIYRIFEDDGRLWCSSLKGIVQVDVRDQSLRSYDRTDGVNNPEFSEGAGLMASDGRMYFGGVSGITSFFPDSIPVNPNVPLVNMSGLIVNGENQTLSNVAANENAPVYSFWQNDLQIDLQTILPNSPFRHQLAWRLDPVDDDFQQTYGSKSNLNYAQLPPGDYNLWVKAANSDGVWSDARMLYRFSIEKPFWQEPYYWLGALILVILLGVFLFQRRYTKIRRDNLRLEELVNQRTEKIEKQKSALEDANLALEEQNRKVQLQKDHILAQRDHLLEMYDRQEESNRQKEIFFTNISHDIRTPLSLIYGPAVEMMNDPKTTHFSRNKVQSIYNNAEYIMQLIDQVLDRNKLESAGQKLVLTNGRLLDHCRSVVESFQGRASETGVNLDFAGSGEDFDYRFDYGKLKQVIYNILANSLKFTQTGGQINCRASVEQHNFILTVEDTGIGIPADRIPFIFERYYQIGKSETNGKKGNGIGLSLVKDYVNLLGGTIQVESEEGKGSKFKLEFPLEREVHPEFSLPDLLGVTEGEKDFEQTDETDQVEVLLVEDNPTLQAYLKEIIGQNYRLQVCNNGREGLEYLKKHPHVKAVVTDWIMPEMDGIEMVREIRRKSRFRHLPIVMLTAMSELRNVKEGYLTGVNEFIAKPFDPELLLLKINRLLEQADYKNRQAVIEPIVEPNQPQLESHDEKMIRKLMDVMETEMMNDDLDPQQLADACGVSSMQLYRKLKELMQLTPTEFIRSTRIKRARQLLSDDGIQINEVSHLVGFSDPKYFSRCFQKETGLTPSKFQAKIRRGEQISR, from the coding sequence ATGCGCTCAAAGTACCTCGTATTATTTCTTTTGCTCTATGGCGTTTCAGTATTGGACAAGGTGTTCGGTTCTGAAGCGATCTATTTTGAAAATTTCACTGTAGAGGATGGATTAGCAAGCAATACGGTGTTGGATGCTGCCGAAGATTCCTGCGGGAGAATTTGGTTTGCGACCTACAACGGGCTGAGTTATTTTGACGGTCATTATTATCACAGTTTGTCCGATCTCAACTTTTTGAAAGAGGAATGCCCTGCCAATTTGAAACCCGAGCAGCTGGAGGTAGATGGACGCGGTGATATTTGGGTGCTCTTTGAAGGAGGAACATTGGCGCGCCTGTTAAACCTGAAGGGAGACTGTCAGCTTTATCCCGAATTGGAGTTTATGAAAGGGCCGCCAATCCGGATGGAAGTTAACAAGGAGGGAACTCTGCTAATAGCAGATAGCATAAAAGCCTGGCGTTACGAAGCTGAGCGTGACCGGTTTCAGACTGAATCTGTATATCCTGAGTTTCCCGGGAGAGAGCGTCTGGAGGAGATTCAACAACATTTTCACGCTGTCGCTCCTGAAATTGAGGTGCATGCCGTTTGGGAACCTGGCAACGAATTGTGGATCTCGACCATCAACAGTGGCATTTTCAAACTCAACCCCAAAGATCTTTCCATTCTTGCGCACTACGTTGCATCTGACACGGAGAGTAATGCATTAGCAGGGAACGAAGTGTATAGCTTGTTGGTGGATCGCAGTGGATGCCTATGGGTGGGGACGAAAGATCATGGTTTGAGCCGCGGTTACCGGTTCTCTCAGAATTTCACAAATATTGGTTCTGAAAAGTTGGAACTGAAGAATGCGGCAGTTCGGGCAATTGTGCGCGACGACCGCGGTGAACTCTGGTTGGGAACTTATAATTCCGGTTTACGTCGCTTGAAGGATGGTGCGTTGAAAACGGTTAATTTTCCAAACTCTGAATTCGCCCGCTGGAACTGGATTCGGAGTTTGCATATCGATTCCTCCGATCAGGTTTGGGTAGGCACTTATGCCGGTTTAGTACGTCTGAATCCTAAGAATTCGGCTGTCGACTATTTTCCGTCGAAGGTAAATGGCAAAGGAATTTTATCGGCATCGCGAATTTACGGAATTGCAGAAGATCGTTCCGGCAAATTCTTCGTCGGCGAATGGGGTGCATTGGACTATTTCGATCCTAAAGTAGGCACTATTCAACGGTTGGATGTTGGTACCGATTTGGAGGGAAAGAACATTCGCAAGCTTTTGCTCGATCGGCAAAACCGTTTGTGGATCGGTACCGAGTCGGATGGCGTTTTTGTGATGAATACAAGTACTTTTCAGATCGAGAAAAATTTTCGCTTCCACCCATCCGAAAAACATAGTTTGGCCAGTAACAGTATTTTCGAGCTTTGTGAATCTGCTGACGGAGGCATGTGGATCGGTACTTTCGGAGGCTTGAATCGCATTGAACCCGATGGGCAGGTAACCAGCTATGAAACCTTGAATAAGGAACTGCCATCAACAGTTATCTACCGGATTTTTGAGGATGACGGTCGTTTGTGGTGCAGTAGCTTGAAAGGTATTGTTCAGGTTGATGTGAGAGATCAGAGTTTACGGTCTTACGATCGAACCGATGGTGTTAACAATCCGGAATTCTCGGAAGGTGCCGGATTGATGGCTTCCGATGGTCGGATGTATTTTGGAGGGGTTTCGGGCATCACATCTTTTTTCCCCGATTCCATCCCGGTCAACCCCAATGTACCTCTGGTGAACATGAGCGGTTTAATTGTAAACGGCGAAAACCAAACGTTGTCGAACGTTGCCGCCAATGAAAATGCCCCGGTATATTCTTTTTGGCAAAACGATCTGCAGATCGACCTTCAAACGATTCTCCCCAACAGCCCTTTCCGCCATCAACTGGCATGGCGGCTGGATCCGGTTGACGATGATTTTCAACAAACTTACGGCTCCAAAAGCAATTTGAATTATGCGCAACTACCACCCGGGGATTATAATTTATGGGTAAAAGCGGCTAATTCGGATGGGGTCTGGTCAGACGCGCGCATGCTTTATCGTTTTTCCATTGAGAAGCCGTTTTGGCAAGAGCCCTATTATTGGCTGGGAGCTTTAATCCTGGTGATTTTGCTAGGGGTATTCCTGTTTCAGCGGCGATATACCAAAATCCGTCGTGATAACCTTCGTTTGGAAGAGTTGGTCAATCAACGAACCGAAAAAATTGAAAAGCAGAAATCTGCATTGGAAGATGCCAACTTGGCGTTGGAAGAACAAAACCGAAAAGTACAGTTGCAAAAAGATCATATCTTGGCGCAGCGTGACCATCTGTTGGAAATGTATGATCGCCAGGAGGAGTCGAACCGACAGAAAGAAATTTTCTTCACCAACATTTCGCACGATATCCGTACACCGCTTTCGCTCATTTACGGGCCGGCTGTTGAAATGATGAATGATCCCAAAACGACTCATTTTTCGCGGAACAAAGTCCAATCGATTTATAACAATGCGGAATATATTATGCAGCTGATCGACCAGGTGCTTGATCGCAATAAGCTGGAATCGGCCGGCCAAAAACTCGTTTTGACCAATGGCAGACTGCTGGATCATTGCCGAAGTGTGGTCGAGTCTTTTCAAGGTCGAGCTTCAGAAACCGGGGTCAATTTGGATTTTGCAGGCAGCGGAGAGGATTTCGATTACCGATTCGACTACGGAAAGTTGAAGCAGGTTATTTACAATATCCTGGCTAACTCGCTAAAATTTACTCAAACGGGCGGACAGATTAATTGCCGCGCGAGTGTGGAACAGCATAATTTCATATTAACCGTTGAAGACACCGGTATTGGTATTCCTGCCGACCGCATCCCGTTTATTTTTGAACGTTATTACCAGATTGGTAAGTCGGAAACAAATGGTAAAAAAGGAAATGGGATCGGCCTCTCGCTCGTGAAAGACTACGTGAATTTGCTTGGCGGCACCATTCAGGTCGAGAGTGAAGAAGGAAAGGGAAGTAAATTTAAACTGGAGTTTCCATTAGAACGGGAAGTCCATCCTGAGTTTTCGTTACCAGATTTGTTGGGCGTAACTGAAGGTGAAAAAGATTTTGAACAAACGGACGAAACCGATCAGGTGGAAGTATTGCTTGTTGAGGACAATCCGACGCTGCAAGCATATTTGAAAGAGATTATCGGTCAAAACTACCGGCTGCAGGTTTGCAATAATGGCCGCGAAGGTTTGGAATATCTGAAAAAGCATCCGCATGTAAAAGCAGTGGTGACCGACTGGATCATGCCCGAAATGGATGGTATTGAAATGGTTCGAGAGATTCGACGCAAGAGCAGATTCCGGCATTTACCCATTGTCATGCTCACGGCGATGAGCGAACTCCGAAATGTGAAGGAGGGATACCTGACAGGTGTGAACGAGTTTATTGCAAAACCATTCGACCCGGAATTGCTTCTGTTGAAAATAAACCGACTGTTGGAGCAGGCCGACTATAAAAATCGTCAGGCAGTGATCGAGCCGATTGTTGAACCAAACCAACCTCAACTGGAAAGTCACGACGAAAAAATGATCCGAAAGCTGATGGATGTGATGGAAACCGAGATGATGAACGACGACCTGGATCCGCAACAGCTGGCTGACGCCTGTGGGGTAAGTTCCATGCAACTCTACCGAAAGTTAAAGGAGTTGATGCAACTAACGCCAACCGAGTTTATTCGTTCAACCCGAATAAAGCGTGCGCGCCAACTGCTGTCTGATGATGGAATTCAGATTAACGAGGTCAGTCATCTGGTTGGATTTTCAGATCCGAAATATTTTAGTCGCTGTTTTCAGAAGGAAACCGGGCTAACGCCGTCAAAATTTCAAGCGAAAATACGGCGAGGGGAGCAAATATCTCGTTAA
- a CDS encoding ROK family protein, protein MKNKQAILGIDMGGTSIKAGLITDGVIAEYKSVSTPASAPKEEVLEAVLNLIREFDLTGVAAIGIGVPTVVDVKAGIVYNATNIKSWDEVHLKDYLEERLKISTLVNNDANCFAVAEKYYGKAQGVENIVGIVMGTGLGVGLVINNKLFEGRNCGAGELGNLSYREHNFEYYCSGQFFQDEHNGRGEEFMKQAAAGDPAALEIFRELGFHIGQFLQAVLYAYDPECIVLGGSVTNAFPLFEEAMRTSLADGFLFPNSLKSLDIQCSELQHSGIYGAASLYNNQNS, encoded by the coding sequence ATGAAAAATAAACAAGCAATTCTGGGCATTGATATGGGAGGAACCAGTATCAAGGCCGGATTGATAACAGATGGCGTGATTGCTGAATACAAAAGCGTTTCGACTCCGGCTTCTGCACCCAAAGAAGAGGTGCTGGAAGCGGTGCTGAATTTGATTCGAGAGTTCGATTTGACCGGCGTTGCGGCAATCGGCATCGGCGTTCCGACGGTTGTCGACGTGAAAGCAGGTATCGTTTACAATGCAACAAACATCAAATCGTGGGATGAGGTGCACTTGAAAGACTACCTCGAAGAACGCTTGAAAATTTCAACGTTAGTGAATAACGATGCGAACTGCTTTGCCGTTGCCGAAAAATATTACGGGAAAGCGCAAGGGGTTGAAAACATTGTCGGCATCGTGATGGGTACCGGTTTGGGGGTTGGTCTGGTCATCAACAACAAACTGTTTGAAGGTCGCAATTGTGGTGCCGGTGAACTTGGTAATTTAAGTTACCGGGAGCACAACTTCGAATATTACTGCAGTGGGCAGTTCTTTCAGGATGAGCACAACGGCAGAGGAGAAGAGTTTATGAAACAGGCAGCTGCGGGAGACCCGGCTGCCCTCGAAATATTCCGGGAATTAGGATTCCACATCGGTCAGTTTTTGCAAGCCGTTTTGTATGCCTACGATCCGGAGTGTATTGTTTTGGGCGGTTCGGTTACAAACGCTTTTCCTCTTTTTGAGGAGGCTATGCGCACGTCGCTGGCTGACGGCTTTTTGTTCCCGAATTCCTTGAAAAGCCTCGATATTCAGTGTTCCGAATTGCAGCATAGCGGCATCTACGGCGCTGCATCGCTCTACAACAACCAAAACAGCTGA
- a CDS encoding MFS transporter, translated as MTKKNLLIGLIFLIFFCISFLTNILGAINPDVSASFSLSGAMTGMLPFSFFIAYAVMSIPSGFMVQKYGEKKSMLLAWILAGSGALLFSCFPGFPVFLCSLFLIGTGMAILQVAINPLLRVVGGEQQFAFLSVSAQLVFGGASFLSPFVYSYLSTNLPKGDGVNGFVSLLQSLTPEQLPRVSLYWIFAFVALAMLVLIGFAALPKVERKDDEVVGAWETHLLLFKDRTTWLFFFGIAAYVGSEQGIANWISEFLKTYHGLDPQVEGAKAVGWFWGLLTLGCLLGMVLLKFLSSKVVLRMFTVAALVVLFVALFGDATMALYGFPALGFCLSVMWSIVFALALNSIPKYHGTFSGILCTGIAGGAIVPLIIGQLKDLIGLRFGMLFLLVTLGYILSISFWAKPLVSNLKQD; from the coding sequence ATGACTAAAAAGAATCTTCTGATTGGATTGATATTCCTGATTTTCTTCTGTATATCATTTTTAACCAACATACTGGGGGCGATCAACCCCGACGTTAGTGCCAGTTTTAGCCTTAGCGGCGCAATGACGGGGATGTTACCGTTTTCGTTTTTTATCGCGTATGCCGTCATGTCAATTCCTTCGGGATTTATGGTGCAAAAATACGGCGAGAAAAAAAGCATGCTCCTGGCCTGGATTTTGGCAGGGAGCGGCGCCCTGTTGTTTTCATGCTTTCCCGGGTTTCCGGTATTTCTTTGCTCTCTGTTCCTGATTGGTACAGGGATGGCCATTTTACAGGTGGCAATCAACCCCTTGTTGCGTGTGGTTGGCGGCGAACAGCAATTTGCTTTTCTGTCGGTTTCGGCACAATTGGTTTTTGGTGGCGCTTCCTTTTTAAGTCCCTTTGTCTACTCTTACCTGTCGACAAACTTACCGAAAGGAGATGGTGTGAATGGCTTTGTAAGTCTGTTGCAGTCTTTGACGCCGGAACAGTTGCCCCGGGTTTCCCTGTACTGGATTTTTGCGTTTGTCGCTTTGGCAATGTTGGTGCTGATTGGATTTGCAGCGCTGCCGAAAGTGGAACGCAAAGATGATGAGGTTGTTGGAGCTTGGGAAACACACCTTCTGTTGTTTAAGGATCGCACAACCTGGTTGTTCTTTTTCGGAATTGCGGCTTATGTTGGTTCCGAGCAGGGAATTGCCAACTGGATCTCCGAGTTTTTGAAAACCTATCATGGTCTTGACCCGCAGGTTGAAGGAGCTAAAGCAGTGGGCTGGTTTTGGGGATTGTTGACTTTGGGCTGTCTGTTGGGAATGGTCTTGCTGAAATTTCTGTCGAGCAAAGTGGTGTTGCGCATGTTCACTGTCGCCGCTTTGGTGGTTCTGTTCGTCGCTTTATTCGGCGATGCAACCATGGCCCTTTACGGCTTCCCGGCGCTGGGCTTTTGCCTTTCGGTCATGTGGTCAATTGTTTTTGCATTGGCATTGAATAGCATCCCTAAATATCACGGAACTTTCTCGGGTATCCTTTGTACGGGGATTGCCGGTGGTGCCATTGTGCCGCTGATCATTGGACAGCTGAAAGACTTGATTGGACTTCGGTTCGGGATGCTCTTTTTGCTGGTCACGCTGGGCTACATTTTAAGCATCAGCTTTTGGGCCAAGCCTCTTGTCTCTAACCTAAAACAGGACTAA
- a CDS encoding MGH1-like glycoside hydrolase domain-containing protein: MESRRNFFKKAAFVAGAAAMPVSTAWADEQVKSKAATTGNTSFKNTYIKNLFVTENQYRMGKGAIVKSPGFEKAKTILPSPIWKNHDEQIGMYWKAWEMAFNNIKDPSEGSGFISSYIDTAYNGNIFMWDSSFITMFARYGTRAYPFQNTLDNFYAKQHPDGFICREIWGDSGEDAFERFDPTSTGPNLLPWSEMVFFQHFGDMDRIQNVFPALAAYYQWWMLNRTWKDGSYWTSGWGSGMDNQPRLEPEYNPIFSNGHMTWIDACLQQLFVGKILVQMGFYIERWQEIENIEDSLKTLKKFIREQLWDSESAFLYDQYKDGTLGTTKGIGAFWALWTEVLEPDELDAFVNHLKNKDTFNRLHPIPSIPANHEKYQADGRYWQGGVWAPTNYMIIRGLQDKGYTDLAFDLASRHYDQVFKVYQKTGTFWEYYAPELTEPGMLARPDFVGWTGLVPISVLFESIFGLLPNATDRELIWEVSLTDEHGVDRYPFGAEGLLKLHCDARSSTSAKPSITIESNTSFKLKVKWGNKQEATLAVTSGTNRF; this comes from the coding sequence ATGGAGTCAAGACGCAATTTTTTCAAGAAAGCAGCTTTTGTAGCGGGTGCGGCGGCCATGCCGGTTTCTACCGCCTGGGCTGATGAACAAGTCAAGTCGAAGGCGGCTACAACGGGGAATACTTCGTTTAAGAATACCTACATCAAAAACCTGTTCGTAACGGAAAACCAGTACCGGATGGGAAAAGGTGCGATTGTAAAGTCGCCGGGTTTTGAAAAGGCGAAGACGATCTTGCCTTCACCGATTTGGAAAAACCACGACGAGCAAATCGGCATGTACTGGAAGGCTTGGGAAATGGCTTTCAACAACATTAAAGACCCGTCTGAAGGCTCCGGTTTTATCAGTTCCTATATCGATACAGCTTATAACGGCAACATTTTTATGTGGGATTCAAGCTTTATCACCATGTTTGCCCGTTACGGAACTCGTGCGTATCCTTTTCAAAATACACTGGATAATTTCTATGCCAAGCAGCACCCGGATGGCTTCATTTGCCGCGAAATCTGGGGCGATTCGGGCGAAGATGCGTTCGAGCGCTTCGACCCGACCAGTACCGGACCTAACTTGCTTCCCTGGAGCGAGATGGTTTTCTTTCAGCATTTTGGCGACATGGATCGTATTCAGAACGTATTTCCGGCTCTGGCTGCATACTACCAGTGGTGGATGCTTAACCGTACCTGGAAAGATGGCTCGTACTGGACCAGCGGCTGGGGAAGCGGGATGGATAATCAGCCACGGTTGGAACCGGAATACAACCCGATTTTCTCGAATGGGCACATGACCTGGATTGATGCTTGCCTGCAGCAGCTTTTTGTTGGAAAGATTCTCGTGCAGATGGGATTCTACATCGAACGCTGGCAGGAAATTGAAAACATTGAAGACAGTTTGAAGACCTTGAAGAAGTTTATCCGCGAGCAGCTTTGGGATTCGGAAAGTGCTTTCCTGTACGACCAGTATAAAGACGGAACTTTGGGAACAACCAAGGGAATTGGCGCGTTTTGGGCACTTTGGACCGAAGTGTTGGAGCCCGATGAGCTGGACGCTTTCGTGAATCACCTCAAAAACAAGGATACTTTCAATCGGCTGCATCCGATTCCTTCGATTCCGGCCAATCACGAGAAATACCAGGCTGATGGTCGTTACTGGCAAGGTGGCGTTTGGGCTCCGACCAATTACATGATTATTCGCGGGCTTCAGGATAAAGGCTACACCGATTTGGCATTTGATTTGGCTTCACGCCACTACGACCAGGTGTTTAAGGTTTATCAGAAAACCGGCACCTTCTGGGAATATTATGCGCCGGAATTGACTGAGCCCGGCATGCTGGCCAGACCCGATTTTGTGGGTTGGACCGGTTTGGTGCCTATCTCCGTTTTGTTTGAGTCGATTTTTGGATTGCTGCCCAATGCCACGGATCGCGAGCTGATTTGGGAAGTCTCGTTGACGGATGAGCACGGTGTTGACCGCTACCCTTTCGGGGCGGAAGGCTTACTAAAACTGCATTGCGACGCACGGAGTTCAACAAGCGCAAAACCTTCGATAACGATTGAATCCAACACCAGTTTCAAATTGAAAGTGAAATGGGGAAACAAGCAGGAAGCGACGCTCGCTGTGACCTCCGGAACCAATCGATTTTAA